The segment AATATTGACGAGTTGCTCGATAAGGAATTGGGGTGATTTCACCGTGTCGTTGGCGGTGTAGTTCCACGATTTGCCCATGCACACCGCGGATTCAAAACAAATGCCCAAGTTAATGTCAGGAGCCATGTTGTCATTCATGCTCATGTAATCCACAAACTTCAAGGAATCATCATCGCCAAGGCGGCTATTGGAGAGCGTGCCATAAGAATGCAACATATCCACCATTTCTTGGCGGCGCAGTAGGGGCTTATCAACGGGATTGCTAAACCCACTTCCACCATCAAACCAGATCAGGCAGGGACGATAGAGTTCACAGAGTTCTCGAAGCTGACCGAACATGTAGTCGCCGATGTACTTGTTGATATCGGCACCAGGAACGGTGCCGCTGCGTCGATTGGGCCGGTTCTGGTATTTGGGCTCATAGAGGGGATGGTTATATTCTGCGATCGAATAGTAGCAGCCCATCTCAAGTCCCTCCGCCTCACAGCCCGCGGCCAAATCTTTCACGATATCTCGCGGATAGGGCGTTTGATCAACAACATTGTATTCGGATAGTTCAGAGTCCCAAAGACAGAATCCGACGTGATGCTTGGTGGTTAGAACGACATATTTCATTCCACCCATCTTGGCAACACGCGCCCACTGGCCAGCATTAAAATCCGGATTGAATTTACTTTGGTTATGGACACCAAAATGGATGAACATCCCGAACTTCGCATCCTTAAACCACTGCATCCGTTCTTCAGCCGTCTGCGCGGAAACGTTACAGGTGCAGATCATCAATGCCAACGCAGCCCCAGCGAATGAGGCGAATCGATTTAACTTCATCGTCGTTTGCTTTTTCCTTGTTTATGAGGTTCATTAAAAGATCAATTGTTGTACGCTTCCTAACTTCTCTCAACGGCAAAGCCCCGTTTTGCCATTTCTTAATGCCAGGCTCTCTTCAAGACAGGTGGCGTCGTGTGTCATCCCAATTAAAACGTGGGGTAGGCATCCTGCCTGCCAATCCGTACTTGTCGCAAATCGCAGGCTGGAAGCCTACGCCACGGACAGAACGAACCCCAAATGAAATGTGGTTGAAGCATTAGTCTCCTTTCACGGCCTTTCGCACCTGCTTCATGATGTCGATACACGCCGGATTGAAAAACGGGGCATCCTTCGTGATGTAGGGACTCGACGCAAGATTGATCGTGATCGGCATGTTGGCTTCATCCGCCTTTTTGAAGATCTCGATGTATTCCTCAGCAGAGAACTTGGGTTTTCCTCTCCATACTCCATTGCGTGCACCACCGCCCCAACCATCCATGTAGAACCATGCAGCAGGGGTCTGCCCCTCTAACTGGCCGCCCTCTTCAAACAGGAATGCGGGCTGATGTTCCGGCGCCCTGCCGGCTCCATCGGACACCACGAAGTCACTGAACGGAGTTAGGTTCGCAAACAGGTTCTGGCTGAATCCGACCGGCGCATTGGGATTGCCAGCTTTAATCGCTTTGACCAATCGCTCCCATGGCGGGTCCAATTGATAGACTTGCCAGCCGCAGTCATCGACATACGCTGCGGTTGTGACCAAATCTTCACCGTACCGAAGGCTTACCTCGCGGAAATGGTTTTCTAAAAAGTTAAAATATCCGCTCGGATCCCGCTCGGGGCCATTGCCATAGACGTTGCCATACAACCGCTTGATACCACTGTTCGGGTTGTAGTAAAGCATCAAGCGAATGTCATGTTTCGCCAAACCATCAATGAGCTCCCGAATCAAATCCCGTTCACAGGTAAACCCGGGTTTCTGTGCATCGATGGTTTTGCTGGGCCCCGGCCAATAATGTGCGCCATGGGAGCAGGTGAAGCAGACCCACGATGAGCCAGTTTCGACCACTTTTTCAACAAAAGCATCCACATCGAAGGCTTTGACCCGCTCCTGATAGTCTGCCGAAGATGAAAAATGAACAAACAGGCCATACTTGCCATCGATCATCCATTGAACGTCAGCTTTCATAGCCTTGGCGCGGGCTTTTATGTCAACCAGAGCTTCGGGTCGCACCAATTCCATTGACCACAACGCAAATGGGGTGGTCTTCCCTTTTGCGTTCTTAACAGCGTCCAATGCATCACGTTCTTCTCGCGTCCCTTGGAAATCCACCAGCCGCAAACTGATTTTGTTAATCCCCTTCTTCAGCAGCAAGGGCTGCTTCAGCGTGTGCCGCGGGACGAGCGGGCGGGTGCCCCAGTCCGCAACAACCGCCTTCTCCGTGATGACGGTGTCTCCACAGCTGACCTGCACCGTGGATTGCTCCATGATTTCGTCGCGTCCTGCATACAGAAAGGAAACCGTGTAATTCGCTTCATAAGGCGCATTCACCTCCCAGGTCATGATGTCGTTCTCGGTTTTAAACCCCCGAACAAAGGCATTATTGACCACGGCAGGCGTCGGCCGATCCGCAACGTTCAAGTTTCCGGTAAGCTCCGCACGGAAGCCCATGATGCTTGTGATGTCATCCGGCCGTAGCTCATAGACCCCTGGAGCCCAATAGGGATGAAGATTCGCTTTTGGGGCATTGGGTTGATCCTGTGCATACCCATCCGATACCACACAAATCGTGAGCATCGTCAACAACCCGATTATCCAACGAATATTCCGCTTTTTCATAAGTTTGTCCAAATGGTCTGAGTCCATCGAATTTGCAGTCATTTTCATGTTGTCCTTATCTCCTTTGTCCATAAGGTTTGCCCCCCACCCAATTCATCTGACGCATCGCCTCTTGATAACGCTCTTCACCAAAAGCTTCGCGATACAACTCATGATAAGGCTTGTGCTCGGCCGGAACGTTTTCAAGGTGATCATTCACCATGTAGGATTGGACGTCCGCCCACCAAGCATCATAGACCTTCTTCAGTTGCTCTACCTTTTCGGGATACTGACTGGCAACATTGTTCCGTTCACGTTTGTCCGCGGAAACCTCGTAGAGTTCAAGTTTTCCTGCGTTTGGCATGAACAGTTTAAATTGTAAATCTTGAACCGATGCGTGAGCGTACTGCGACGTAGCCGCATCGTTCCAGCGAGTGCGATGAGCAATCCAGTAGCGCTGCGGCCATTGAGCGTTTGTGGGGTTTTCCAGCAGAGGCAGCATGCTACGACCATCCCAGATTTGGCCGCCGGGAACGGCGTCGTCCGACCCAGCCAGTTCAGCAAATGTAGCGTAATAATCGATGTGGCCAGTTAGATCATTGTTTGAGATTCCGCCTTCAAGGTGCCCCTTCCAATACATGATACAAGGCACACGAATTCCGCCTTCGGTGGCAAATGTTTTTCGCCCCTTCAGCTGGAGTGAACCGGACGCGGCGCCATTGTCTGTCATGTAGATCAGCAGCGTGTTTTCACTGAGGCCCTGCTCATCCAGATATGCCATCATCTTCCCAACGTTGTCATCGAGGTTCTTCATGATGTTGCCGGTACTGCCGTCCGGTAGGATCGGTGGAATGTGGGGACGGTGAGCAACGTTCAAGGGCACATAGGCAAAGAAGGGCTTCTTGGCCGCTGCCTGGGTACCGATCCAGCGAATGGCCTGATCGAAAAACAGATCGGTGCAATAGCCTTCCGTCTCGATGACCTTGCCGTTGTGATAAAGAACGGGGTTGTTGTAGTCGTTGTTGGGGAAATCCGCACTGTGCGCGTAATTCTGACCGATACCACCGGCGCCGTGGATATAGACTTCGCCGAAACCTCGGCTGTCCGGTCGGTATTCCTTGGAATCCCCCAGATGCCATTTTCCGAAAATGCCCGTCGCATAGCCCACGTCCTGAAGCATCTGCGGCATCGTCCGCAACTCCGGGTTCATCTGATCCCGTAACATGATCGTGTGGGTGACTCCGCTGTAGCACTCATGACGACCGGTCAACAAGGCCGCACGTGTCGGCGAACAGGTCGGTGACACATGAAAATTCTCAAAGCGAACGCCTTTGTGATAAAGCTCGTCCACGCTCGGGCTATTCGCTTTTGGATTCCCATACGCACCGATCGATGCGAAACTGATATCATCCGGCATGATAATCACAATATTTGGCCGGGTGCCCTTCAGCGTTGCGGCTCTACCTGTGGCCGGCATCACTAGACAGAGAACGAGCAGAACCAAGCCTCTGGCAAGACGGATTTTAGAAATACGATTCATCATGACTCCTTTAAGAGATTCACTGTTGTTTCAAGCGTTTGCCCACTTCACGCAAGGTGGTTATATCGTCTGGAAAAACCGATCCGTCGGGCAACGGGCCAATATTGAGTAATAGGTTCGCTTTCATCGACTTGGTGCCGGCAAGCATTTTCATCACATCATCTGGCGTCTTGTGTCCAACGTCATCGTCCCGATCATAGCCCCATGCATGAGGCTGCATCGTATTGCAAATTTCCAAGGGCACCTTCGATTCACCTTTGAAATTGCGTTCTGGAGCCTTAAAATCTTCCGTTCCAAGCACCCCTTGTTTGTAAGAGACCAGCACCTGTGGCTGCAGCGAATGAATGTAATCGTAGAGTTCTTGCAGCTTCAGTTCATGTAGTTTTTCCGGCCGTGAACCGGGGACCGCCCGCCCATCCAACCAAATCCCTGCCACCGGTCCGTAGTGGGTCAGCAGTTCCGTGATCTGATTCTTCATGTATTCCACATAAAGTTGTAGGTCATGCTCTTCGCCGTATTTGTAGGACTCCTCGGGAGGATCATAATTGGGTCTGGGGTTACCGCCCCATTCGTCTCGGTTCGGGGCATGGGGATGGCGCCAGTCGCGACCATGGGAGTAATAAAAGAACAGCCCCAACCCCTTTTTCTGGCATTGTTCGGCCAGTTCCGCGATCAGGTCTCGCTTGGCCGCACTCTTGGTGCTCTTGAAATCGGTATACTTGGAATCAAAGAGGCAAAAACCATCGTGATGCCGGGTCGTAATGTTGATGTACTTCATGCCAGCAGCGACGGCCAAATCGGTAATAAAGTCCGCATCAAAATTTTCAGCCGTGAATTTTCCTGCCAACTTTTCATACTCGCTTGGCCTGATCTTGGCACGTAACTGGACCCATTCCGCCGGGCTGGAATGGACATCGCCCCAATGCCCTTCGGCCAAACTATACAAGCCATAGTGGATGAACATGCCAAACTCGGCCTCTCTAAACCACTCCAATGCGGCCTCGCGAGGATTCTCGGCGTAGGTATCTTCGTATCCCGCCAGATAGGTAGGAACTTCGTCAGCCGAGCTGTACCCACAAAGTCCTATCCCTATCACAACGCTCAACAGCGTCCACCTAATCTTCTGAAACGTCTTCATCCCTTTTCCTTTTCTAACAGAGCAGTGAGTAGCACGATCTATCATCGCTGCGAAGGCACCAATTCGACCCTTTGGAAATTGGGTTTTGCACCGGTGAGGTTTTCAGCGATCTCCAACGTTAGGGTATGCGCCCCCGACGAATCGATCTCGACGGTTCCCAAGACCGAATGCAGCTCCAAATACTTCGGCACGGTGATGGTTTCAACGCGTTTCGATTCGACAAGTTGATTCTCGACCGTTTGCCCGGCAACATGTGCCCGCACGCGTCCCCTCACTTGCCAGTTGGACCCTTTGGTAACATGGCAAACCGCCACGACATCATAGCGACCCGGCTCATAGATTTTGAAATCCCAGCTCAACGCCTGGCCCTTGGTTTGGAAGCCTGAGACGGTGATGCCTCTGGCCGGCATGATCCCCTCACCGGGCTTCTTATACATTTGATAGTCCCAGGGTCCCTTGTAATCACTCGGCTGCTGGGGTCGTCTTTCCGCGACAGTGAACATCTTCATGTCGATGGCCTTGGTAGGCTTTTCGGGCACAAACTCTAAATCATGAATCGTGGCATTGTAGGTATCCAGTAAGACCTTCCCATCGGTCAGTTGCAGGTGATCTTGATCCATCACCGCATCACCAGCGACTACCAACTTGATCACGGAGACATAGTCATCCGGCTGTGTTTCGGGGACGTCTAACGTGACGATATTCTGACCGGAGTTGGCATCAAAGTTGGATTGAAAGTCAATCGTTTTTCCCGTCGCTAGCAGAGACGCCTGCAAGACTTTGTTTTGCAATCCAAACAAGGTGAACTTCCCCGTTTCAGGCCAGTCAAGCACGTTCAGATAAAGGTTGGTGTTTCCTTCATCTTTCCGTTGCGTGATCGATCCCCAACTGATTTGATAGGGGTAGGGCCCCGGCTGAGTTCCGTGAATGGCCTCCCCATTCTTCTCAAGCCATTGCCCTAGGGTCTTCAGTCGTTCCTCCATGTTCTTTGGAATAACGCCTTGCGGATCCGGTCCAACATTTAACAATAGATTTCCGCCGTTTCCGGCAGCATTGATCAGCCGATGTAGAAGCTCTTTGGGGGATCTCAACTCAGCGTTCGCGTTGGTAAAGTGCCAGGAGCCATCCGTCGTTATGGTCACGGCTGATTCCCATGGCACGCCCAGGTTAAAATCGGGAGCCATATTATCATTCATGGTCAGGTAATCGACATACCGCTGCCCATCGTCATCGCCAAGTCGGCTATTCGAAAGGGTTCCATAAGAATGAAGCATCTCGACCATTTCGGCCCGCCGCAGCAATTCCTTTTGTTCAGGATGCTTGAATCGTCGCGAAGCATCAAACCAGATGAGAAGGGGCTGATGCTGTTCACAGAGTTCCTTGATGACCGCGTGCAGATACTCGACATACGGTTTGATATCAGAACCGTCTTCGTTGTAGAGCGGATTGCCAGGGTCGGCAATCGCATAGTAGGCCCCCATTCGGAGCCCCGCAGCCTTACACGATTCGGACAACTCCTTTAAGTAAGGCTGCCGAAACGGGGTTAGGTCCGTGACATCTCGGCTTGAGACCTCGGAGTCCCACATAACAATGTAGGAAGATTGGTGCGTCGTTGGGACGACGTACTTCATCCCAGCCTGTTTAGCAATACGCACCCATTCATCGGTATCCAGATTGCTCGGATTCCATGTGCTTATGTTTCGCTTATCCACATCAAAATGAATAAACATCCCAAATTTGGCATCCTTCAACCACTGCCGTGATTCTTCCGCCGCTTGCGTCTGAGCCACCGCGATTCCGGACTGCATCAACCCGCCGAGACATGCGGCAAGCAGAAATGTTTTTAACTTCATGGGTTTTCTCTTCCAACTAGACCATGGGTAAGATGATTGCTTGGGACGATCAAAGGCGCAATCCATTCCGGTGGCTCACGCCACCGGCAGGGGATGTTTCGGCCTCTGGCCTAGGTTTCTTGGCGTTCCGGCACCAGGGTAACGCCTCCATACCTCAGAGCGTTTTTGAAATCAGAAACAACTTCAAGGGTGAAGGTATAGGTTCCTGGCTTTTCGATTTGAATCTTTCCTAGCTGAGCTTTCCCAAGACCGACGATGTTCAAATGACCCTCAATCGATTGACCGGCGACATACGCACGCAGTTTGCCTTCGTCGTCCCCGTTTTGGTTTCGGTTCCCTCTGCAATCAATCACCACGTTGAAAGTACCAGGTTCAAATACTTTGAAATCCCAACTCAGTGCCTGACCCTTGGTTTGGAATCCTGAAACGGTGATCGCTCTGCCTGGCATGACCCCCTCGCCCGCCTTTCTGTACATCTGGTAGTCCCAGGGACCAGTGATTTCGCCCGGTAGCAGCGGCCGTCGATCCGGGACCGTGAACATCTTCATGTCGATCGCCTTGGTCGGTTTGCCAGGCACGTACTTCGCATCATGAATGGTGGCATTGTACGTATCGAGAATAACCTTCCCACCGTTTAGTTGCATGTGTGCTGGATCCATCGACACGGTGCCCGCGACCTCAAGTTTGATTACCGAAACATAGTCGTCGGGTGCCTCTTGGGGGAGTTCCAGCGTCATCAGGTTTTGGCCGGAAGACGCATCAAACTTGGATTCACTCTTGATGACTTCACCCGTGGCCAAGAGCGATGCCTTCAGCACAGGATGGTTCACGCCAAACAAGGTGAATTTCCCGTCGCTAGGCCAGTTGGCGACGTTGAGATAGAGGCTGGTGCTGTCCTCGTTTTTACGTTGCGTGATCGTCCCCCAATCGATTTCATAGCGGTAGGGTCCAGGCTCGGTTCCATAAATAGCTTCGCCGTTCCTTTGAAGCCAATCGCCCACGATCTTGAGTCGGTCCTCCATCTCCTTAGGAATAACGCCGTCCTTGTCGGGGCCGACATTGAGGAGATAGTTCCCGCCATTTCCTGCTGTATTGATCAGTTGTTCGATAAGGACTTGGGGAGATTTTAGCGTGTCATTGGCTCGATAGTGCCAGGACCGACCCATCGTCACCGCCGACTCAAAAGGGACCCCCAGGTTAATCGAAGGCATCATGTTGTCATTCATGGTGAGGTAATTGACATAGCGTAAGGCATCATCGTCACCCAGTCGGCTATTGGAAAGGGTGCCATAGGAATTCAGCATGTCCACCATCTCCTGCTGGCGAAGCAAGGGCTTTTCCGCAGGATCTCGGAAGCGGCGTGAAGCGTCAAACCAGATCAGGCAGGGGTGATAGTTTTCACAAAGCTCCTTCATCATGCCATGCAGGTATTCCACATAGGGTCGAATCTCGCCTCCCACATCTGGTTCGTTGTAAATCGGATTTGGCGGGTCCGCGATCGGATAGTAACATCCCATCCGGATTCCCTCGGCCTTACAGGCTTCAGCGAGTTCCTTAACGATGTCACGCGTCCATGAGGTTCGATCGGTGACATCCCGATCGGAAAACGAAGAGTTCCATAAAGGGACGTAAGAACTCTGCGACGTGGTTAGCGTCATGTACTTCATCCCACCGGCCTTGGCGATACGAACCCATTCTTTCGTATCAAGATTAGCTGGGTTAAATTCGCCATTACGTGGAGCTTGGAAATGGATAAACATCCCAAACTTAGCGTCTTTAAACCACTGCAGTTGTTCTTCAGCCGCATCGGTTTGAGCCCCCGCGTTACAGGAGAACATCAAGACACTAAGCCACCCTAGCAACGCACATGTTCTTATCTTCACAGATTGTCCTTTCAAATGTTTAAATCTATTCTTCATGCGAGCGGCAGGAGTATCAAGGACTCGTAACCTCGTCCACTACGGTAGGTTTTTACCTACCCCTTGTCTTAGACAACGTTTCTACCAATCGAATGCAACTCGTTCACCGGCAGCCAACTCGACGACTTTTTCTTTTCCGTTACAAACCAGAGTTGTCTTTCCTCCACTTTTGGCCAGCACGGTTACTTTCTGAAGTTGACCGTTACTCCAATCCATTGACACTTCGAAACCACCACGGGCACACAAACCTTCTACCGAGCCTTCTTCCCAAGCATCAGGTAGGGCAGGCAGCAAATCAATGACCCCCTCATGCGACTGCATCAGCATTTCAACGACGCCGGCAGCACCGCCAAAGTTGCCGTCAATTTGGAAAGGTGGATGCGCGTCAAGCAGGTTTGGATAGGTTCCGCCACCTTTGCTGTAGTCCGTACGCAATCCCGACGGCTCAACAAACTGAAGCAACTCACGGTACATCTTGTAAGCGTGGTTGCCATCTCGCAGTCTTGCCCACAAATTGATCCGCCACCCCTTCGACCAACCTGTCGATTCGTCACCCTTAATTTCAAGGGTCTTTCTACAGGCCGCGGCCAATTCGGGAGTCGACGCAGGCGTAATATGATTTCCAGGGTGCAATCCAAACAAATGCGACTGGTGACGATGCTGAGGATCGGAGTCGTCCCAATCGTGATACCACTCTTGTAGATTCCCTTTCTTGCCAATTTGATAGGGGTGCATCTGTGCCAGTGCCTGTTCCAATTCAGCTCGAAACTCCGCATCAACATCCAGCACTTTGGAGGCTTCGATCATCTGCAAGAAGCTTTCCCGAATCATGGCGAGGTCAGCCGTTCCGCCGTACAAGGTCGACCCCCGATAACCGTCGTTGGTTCGGTAACTATTCTCGGGAGAGGTGGAAGGTGACGTGATCAGTTTTCCCTTGCTGTCTTCAATCATCCAGTTTAGACAAAACTCGGCGGACCCCTTCATCAAAGGATAAGCGTCGTTCTTCAGGAATTCTTTGTCCTGCGTGAATTGGTAGTGCTCCCAGAGGTGGGTGACCAACCAGGTTCCACTCATGTTCCAGTTTGCCCATTGCGGACTACCGTTGCCGAAATCGCCCACCGGATTGCTCATTGCCCAAATATCGGAGGTGTGACAAGCAGCCCATCCTTGATCGACGCCGTAGAAGGTTTTTGCGGTTACCTCGCCCGTCTTTGAGAGATTGTCGATGTAAGTAAGCAAAGGCATATGGAATTCCGACAGGTTGGCTGTTTCCGCCATCCAGTAGTTTTCCTCCACATTGATGTTCATGGTGTAATTGCTACACCAGGGTGGCTGGACGTACGGGTTCCAAATTCCCTGCAGCGTAGCGGGGACGGCCTTGGTACGAGAACTGGAGATCAACAGATAGCGACCAAACTGAAAATACAGTACCTCTAGGTTCTTATCCTCCGCGCCATGAAAGTATCTTTTCAGCCGTTCATCGGTTGGTAGATTCGGCGCATCGGTTTCTCCTAAACTGAGTGCCACTCGACTAAAAAACGGTTGATAATCAGCAAGGT is part of the Novipirellula aureliae genome and harbors:
- a CDS encoding alpha-L-fucosidase, which translates into the protein MTANSMDSDHLDKLMKKRNIRWIIGLLTMLTICVVSDGYAQDQPNAPKANLHPYWAPGVYELRPDDITSIMGFRAELTGNLNVADRPTPAVVNNAFVRGFKTENDIMTWEVNAPYEANYTVSFLYAGRDEIMEQSTVQVSCGDTVITEKAVVADWGTRPLVPRHTLKQPLLLKKGINKISLRLVDFQGTREERDALDAVKNAKGKTTPFALWSMELVRPEALVDIKARAKAMKADVQWMIDGKYGLFVHFSSSADYQERVKAFDVDAFVEKVVETGSSWVCFTCSHGAHYWPGPSKTIDAQKPGFTCERDLIRELIDGLAKHDIRLMLYYNPNSGIKRLYGNVYGNGPERDPSGYFNFLENHFREVSLRYGEDLVTTAAYVDDCGWQVYQLDPPWERLVKAIKAGNPNAPVGFSQNLFANLTPFSDFVVSDGAGRAPEHQPAFLFEEGGQLEGQTPAAWFYMDGWGGGARNGVWRGKPKFSAEEYIEIFKKADEANMPITINLASSPYITKDAPFFNPACIDIMKQVRKAVKGD
- a CDS encoding arylsulfatase; translated protein: MMNRISKIRLARGLVLLVLCLVMPATGRAATLKGTRPNIVIIMPDDISFASIGAYGNPKANSPSVDELYHKGVRFENFHVSPTCSPTRAALLTGRHECYSGVTHTIMLRDQMNPELRTMPQMLQDVGYATGIFGKWHLGDSKEYRPDSRGFGEVYIHGAGGIGQNYAHSADFPNNDYNNPVLYHNGKVIETEGYCTDLFFDQAIRWIGTQAAAKKPFFAYVPLNVAHRPHIPPILPDGSTGNIMKNLDDNVGKMMAYLDEQGLSENTLLIYMTDNGAASGSLQLKGRKTFATEGGIRVPCIMYWKGHLEGGISNNDLTGHIDYYATFAELAGSDDAVPGGQIWDGRSMLPLLENPTNAQWPQRYWIAHRTRWNDAATSQYAHASVQDLQFKLFMPNAGKLELYEVSADKRERNNVASQYPEKVEQLKKVYDAWWADVQSYMVNDHLENVPAEHKPYHELYREAFGEERYQEAMRQMNWVGGKPYGQRR
- a CDS encoding alpha-L-fucosidase, coding for MKTFQKIRWTLLSVVIGIGLCGYSSADEVPTYLAGYEDTYAENPREAALEWFREAEFGMFIHYGLYSLAEGHWGDVHSSPAEWVQLRAKIRPSEYEKLAGKFTAENFDADFITDLAVAAGMKYINITTRHHDGFCLFDSKYTDFKSTKSAAKRDLIAELAEQCQKKGLGLFFYYSHGRDWRHPHAPNRDEWGGNPRPNYDPPEESYKYGEEHDLQLYVEYMKNQITELLTHYGPVAGIWLDGRAVPGSRPEKLHELKLQELYDYIHSLQPQVLVSYKQGVLGTEDFKAPERNFKGESKVPLEICNTMQPHAWGYDRDDDVGHKTPDDVMKMLAGTKSMKANLLLNIGPLPDGSVFPDDITTLREVGKRLKQQ
- a CDS encoding alpha-L-fucosidase; translated protein: MKLKTFLLAACLGGLMQSGIAVAQTQAAEESRQWLKDAKFGMFIHFDVDKRNISTWNPSNLDTDEWVRIAKQAGMKYVVPTTHQSSYIVMWDSEVSSRDVTDLTPFRQPYLKELSESCKAAGLRMGAYYAIADPGNPLYNEDGSDIKPYVEYLHAVIKELCEQHQPLLIWFDASRRFKHPEQKELLRRAEMVEMLHSYGTLSNSRLGDDDGQRYVDYLTMNDNMAPDFNLGVPWESAVTITTDGSWHFTNANAELRSPKELLHRLINAAGNGGNLLLNVGPDPQGVIPKNMEERLKTLGQWLEKNGEAIHGTQPGPYPYQISWGSITQRKDEGNTNLYLNVLDWPETGKFTLFGLQNKVLQASLLATGKTIDFQSNFDANSGQNIVTLDVPETQPDDYVSVIKLVVAGDAVMDQDHLQLTDGKVLLDTYNATIHDLEFVPEKPTKAIDMKMFTVAERRPQQPSDYKGPWDYQMYKKPGEGIMPARGITVSGFQTKGQALSWDFKIYEPGRYDVVAVCHVTKGSNWQVRGRVRAHVAGQTVENQLVESKRVETITVPKYLELHSVLGTVEIDSSGAHTLTLEIAENLTGAKPNFQRVELVPSQR
- a CDS encoding alpha-L-fucosidase, which encodes MKIRTCALLGWLSVLMFSCNAGAQTDAAEEQLQWFKDAKFGMFIHFQAPRNGEFNPANLDTKEWVRIAKAGGMKYMTLTTSQSSYVPLWNSSFSDRDVTDRTSWTRDIVKELAEACKAEGIRMGCYYPIADPPNPIYNEPDVGGEIRPYVEYLHGMMKELCENYHPCLIWFDASRRFRDPAEKPLLRQQEMVDMLNSYGTLSNSRLGDDDALRYVNYLTMNDNMMPSINLGVPFESAVTMGRSWHYRANDTLKSPQVLIEQLINTAGNGGNYLLNVGPDKDGVIPKEMEDRLKIVGDWLQRNGEAIYGTEPGPYRYEIDWGTITQRKNEDSTSLYLNVANWPSDGKFTLFGVNHPVLKASLLATGEVIKSESKFDASSGQNLMTLELPQEAPDDYVSVIKLEVAGTVSMDPAHMQLNGGKVILDTYNATIHDAKYVPGKPTKAIDMKMFTVPDRRPLLPGEITGPWDYQMYRKAGEGVMPGRAITVSGFQTKGQALSWDFKVFEPGTFNVVIDCRGNRNQNGDDEGKLRAYVAGQSIEGHLNIVGLGKAQLGKIQIEKPGTYTFTLEVVSDFKNALRYGGVTLVPERQET
- a CDS encoding glycosyl hydrolase family 95 catalytic domain-containing protein, which encodes MRKLDNVFLCFSLIILVGQTTTAQSPTKLWFDEPATYFEESLVLGNGKMGASVFGGVESDQIYLNDATLWSGEPVDPNMNPDAYKSLPKIREALANEDYKLGDQLNRELQGKFTESFAPLGTLFLKFEHDGEVGDYYRELDISNATAKTTYQVDGVKFSREYIVSHPDQIMAVKLTADKEAALNFSVSFESLLKFETNVTSDALKVDGYAPYYVAHNIQRNVKDPVRFDENRGTRFSSYLGIEHEGGELTATGDSLAVHGANEATVYVSIATSFNGFDKDPAKEGLDNKAIAAEQLSQAAKKDFEEIKAAHLADYQPFFSRVALSLGETDAPNLPTDERLKRYFHGAEDKNLEVLYFQFGRYLLISSSRTKAVPATLQGIWNPYVQPPWCSNYTMNINVEENYWMAETANLSEFHMPLLTYIDNLSKTGEVTAKTFYGVDQGWAACHTSDIWAMSNPVGDFGNGSPQWANWNMSGTWLVTHLWEHYQFTQDKEFLKNDAYPLMKGSAEFCLNWMIEDSKGKLITSPSTSPENSYRTNDGYRGSTLYGGTADLAMIRESFLQMIEASKVLDVDAEFRAELEQALAQMHPYQIGKKGNLQEWYHDWDDSDPQHRHQSHLFGLHPGNHITPASTPELAAACRKTLEIKGDESTGWSKGWRINLWARLRDGNHAYKMYRELLQFVEPSGLRTDYSKGGGTYPNLLDAHPPFQIDGNFGGAAGVVEMLMQSHEGVIDLLPALPDAWEEGSVEGLCARGGFEVSMDWSNGQLQKVTVLAKSGGKTTLVCNGKEKVVELAAGERVAFDW